A single genomic interval of Scylla paramamosain isolate STU-SP2022 chromosome 4, ASM3559412v1, whole genome shotgun sequence harbors:
- the LOC135097896 gene encoding probable E3 ubiquitin-protein ligase HERC4 isoform X3, which produces MFNQVYKVLAFKGSSTPTDTRTHHQIQEELIDELQNYTIVQVAAGDQHSLALTSWGLIYARGDNGYGQLGVNSCDSHTATRKLVKSLARKVTVQLACGANHTLALTADGDKIPSASWHLDTDRGPRRTLPW; this is translated from the exons ATGTTTAACCAGGTGTACAAGGTGCTGGCTTTCAAGGGCTCCTCCACAcctacagacacacgcacacaccaccagATACAGGAAG AATTAATTGATGAGCTACAGAACTACACCATCGTTCAGGTGGCAGCCGGAGACCAGCACTCTCTTGCTCTCACCTCCTGGGGcctg atCTACGCACGGGGTGACAATGGGTACGGTCAGCTTGGCGTCAACTCCTGCGACAGTCACACCGCCACACGCAAGCTTGTCAAGAGTCTGGCCAGGAAGGTGACAGTGCAGCTGGCCTGTGGTGCCAACCACACCCTTGCCTTGACTGCTG ATGGTGACAAAATACCTTCGGCCAGTTGGCACTTAGACACCGACAGGGGCCCCAGAAGGACCCTGCCCTGGTGA
- the LOC135097896 gene encoding probable E3 ubiquitin-protein ligase HERC3 isoform X4 produces the protein MFNQVYKVLAFKGSSTPTDTRTHHQIQEELIDELQNYTIVQVAAGDQYSLSLTSWGLIYARGDNGYGQLGVNSCDSHTATRKLVKSLARKVTVQLACGANHTLALTADGDKIPWASWHLDTDRGPRRTLPW, from the exons ATGTTTAACCAGGTGTACAAGGTGCTGGCTTTCAAGGGCTCCTCCACAcctacagacacacgcacacaccaccagATACAGGAAG AATTAATTGATGAGCTACAGAACTACACCATCGTTCAGGTGGCAGCCGGAGACCagtactctctttctctcacctcctggggcctg atCTACGCACGGGGTGACAATGGGTACGGTCAGCTTGGCGTCAACTCCTGCGACAGTCACACCGCCACACGCAAGCTTGTCAAGAGTCTGGCCAGGAAGGTGACAGTGCAGCTGGCCTGTGGCGCCAACCACACCCTTGCCTTGACTGCTG ATGGTGACAAAATACCTTGGGCCAGTTGGCACTTAGACACTGACAGGGGCCCCAGAAGGACCCTGCCCTGGTGA
- the LOC135097896 gene encoding probable E3 ubiquitin-protein ligase HERC4 isoform X5: protein MCPCAPPHAPLAALGSVGTSVHAKVPKLIDELQNYTIVQVAAGDQYSLSLTSWGLIYARGDNGYGQLGVNSCDSHTATRKLVKSLARKVTVQLACGANHTLALTADGDKIPWASWHLDTDRGPRRTLPW, encoded by the exons ATGTGCCCCTGTGctcccccccacgcccccctcgCCGCCCTTGGCAGTGTGGGAACCTCAGTACACGCCAAAGTGCCAA AATTAATTGATGAGCTACAGAACTACACCATCGTTCAGGTGGCAGCCGGAGACCagtactctctttctctcacctcctggggcctg atCTACGCACGGGGTGACAATGGGTACGGTCAGCTTGGCGTCAACTCCTGCGACAGTCACACCGCCACACGCAAGCTTGTCAAGAGTCTGGCCAGGAAGGTGACAGTGCAGCTGGCCTGTGGCGCCAACCACACCCTTGCCTTGACTGCTG ATGGTGACAAAATACCTTGGGCCAGTTGGCACTTAGACACTGACAGGGGCCCCAGAAGGACCCTGCCCTGGTGA